From Solibacillus sp. FSL W7-1464:
TCGATTGAGATGATTGGGTATTTAGAAGTCAGCTCTTCGTACCAAGCAACCATTTCTTCAGAAGTTTTTTCTACGCCTTCACCAGCTAAAACGTATTTGCCTGTTTCTTTGTTGTAAAGCTCAGAAGACGCAACGTCCATAGCTAAACGGATTTCTTCGCCCATTTTGTAGCCTGCTTTTTCAACTGCTTCGATGATCACTGTGATTGCTTCTTCATTTGAACCTAAGTTTGGAGCGAATCCGCCTTCGTCACCTACAGCTGTGTTGTGGCCTTTTTCTTTTAATACAGTTTTTAAGTTATGGAAGATTTCCGTACCCATACGTAATGCTTCTTTGAATGATTTAGCACCTACTGGCATTACCATGAATTCCTGGATGTCCACGTTGTTGTCAGCGTGTGCACCACCGTTTAGGATGTTCATCATTGGTACTGGTAATTGCTTCGAGTTGAAGCCACCTAAGTATTGGTATAAAGGAATGTCCAGGTAGTCAGCTGCTGCATGCGCTACTGCCATTGACACACCTAAAATTGCGTTTGCACCTAATTTACCTTTGTTTTCTGTTCCATCAAGTTCGATTAACGCTTGGTCGATTACTACTTGGTCCAATACAGAATATTGGCCTTCAAGTTCTTCCGCGATAATTGTGTTGACGTTTTCTACCGCTTTTTCAACACCTTTACCTAAGTAACGGTTTACGTCCCCATCGCGTAATTCCACTGCTTCATATTCACCAGTTGAAGCACCAGATGGCACGATAGCACGGCCGAATGCGCCTGATTCTGTGAATACTTCTACTTCTACTGTTGGGTTACCGCGAGAATCTAATACTTCACGAGCATATACTTGAGTAATGAATGGCATAATAAAAAACTCCTCTATTGATAAATTTAGTTGGTGCTTGCACAAGGACAAGCTATATAATTAACCGCGCGATCAATTCTGTTCGCTTGGCATAACTAACGATTTTCCTGTCATCTCTGCAGGTTGGGCAATATTAAGTAATTCAAGCATTGTCGGTGCCAGATCGGCTAAAATGCCGTCTTCATAAAGCATGACACCAGGCTTCGTCACAATCACCGGTACCGGGTTTGTCGTATGTGCCGTCATCGGCTTGTCATCAAGTGTCACGACTTCATCCGAGTTCCCGTGGTCCGCTGTAATGATTGCATAGCCGCCTTTAGCCGTAATCGCATCAACGACTTTCCCTAAACATTCGTCCACTGCTTCGATCGCTTTGATCGTCGGTTCAAGCATTCCTGAATGTCCGACCATATCCGGGTTCGCAAAGTTTAAAATGATCGCATCGAACTTATCTGCTGCAATAGCTTCCAGTAAAGCATCCGTCACTTCATACGCACTCATCTCCGGCTTCAGATCGTAAGTTGCCACTTTTGGCGATGCGATTAAAATGCGCTCCTCGCCGGCAAATGTCTCTTCACGGCCACCGCTCATAAAGAACGTAACATGCGGATATTTTTCCGTTTCCGCGATACGCAGCTGCGTTTTGCCTGCTTTGGAAATAACCTCACCGACTGTATTGACTAAATCGTACTTTTCGTACGCTACATCCGCTACGACATCATCACTGTAATGTGTAAACGTTACAAATTTCAGATTCGTCGGATGATTTTCAGAGCGTGGCATCGCGTCAAATTTTTCATTTGTCATTAAAGAAGATAATTGAATCGCACGGTCCGGACGGAAATTGAAGAAAATAACCGCATCGTTTGAGCTGATCGTTGCGGCTGGTCGACCTTCTTCTGTCACGACAAACGGCACGACGAATTCATCATGCACTTCACGTTCATACGAAGACTCGACACCAGCTGTTGCAGTAGATGCCGTTTGACCGATCCCGTCAACTAACGCATTGTACGTTAAGCCGACACGTTCCCAGCGGCGGTCACGGTCCATTGCATAATAGCGACCGTGAATCGATGCGAACTTACCGATCCCGATTTCTTTCATTTGTTTTTCAGTTTCACGGATATAATCAAGTGCTGTCGTTGGACCGACATCGCGTCCATCAAGGAAACCGTGGACATAAACTTTCTCAAGACCATTTGCTTTCGCCAATTTCAACAAGGCAAACAAATGCTCATAATGGCTATGAACACCGCCATCCGAAAGCAGACCCATTAAATGAAGCTTTGAACCATGCGCTTTTGCATGTTCAACAGCCGCCAGTAACGATTCGTTACGGAAGAAATCGCCGTCACTAATGGATTTATGAATACGTGTCAAAGACTGGTACACAATACGTCCAGCTCCGATATTTAAGTGTCCAACTTCAGAGTTCCCCATTTGGCCATCTGGTAGACCTACTGCTTCACCACTTGCTGTTAAAGTCGCATGTGGATAGGCATGCCAGTAACGGTCAAAATTCGGTTTATTTGCTTGTGCTACGGCATTCCCTTTCACTTCATCGCGAAAGGCAAAGCCATCTAAAATAATTAATGCAACGGGTTGTTTAGGCATTTGCTGCCGCCTCCAATAACTTCATGAATGATGCTGGCTGTAGGCTTGCTCCTCCTACTAATGCGCCATCGATATGCTCTTGTGCTAAAAGCTCTTCAATGTTTTCAGGCTTCACACTGCCGCCGTATTGAATGCGCACTTTTTCAGCTGTATCTTTTCCGTATAATGTTTCAATCGCCAGACGGATTGCACAGCACACTGTGTTCGCATCTTCTGCAGTAGCTGTTTTCCCTGTTCCGATTGCCCAGATTGGCTCATAGGCAATGACCATATGCTCTACTTCAATTGGTGCAAAGCCTTCTAATGCTTTTGTAATTTGGCGTGCCACTTTTGCTTCAGTTTGCTCCGCTTCACGCTCTTCCAATGTTTCACCACAGCAAATAATCGGTACAATACCGTAATTAAGTGCAGCACGGACTTTTAAGTTG
This genomic window contains:
- the eno gene encoding phosphopyruvate hydratase is translated as MPFITQVYAREVLDSRGNPTVEVEVFTESGAFGRAIVPSGASTGEYEAVELRDGDVNRYLGKGVEKAVENVNTIIAEELEGQYSVLDQVVIDQALIELDGTENKGKLGANAILGVSMAVAHAAADYLDIPLYQYLGGFNSKQLPVPMMNILNGGAHADNNVDIQEFMVMPVGAKSFKEALRMGTEIFHNLKTVLKEKGHNTAVGDEGGFAPNLGSNEEAITVIIEAVEKAGYKMGEEIRLAMDVASSELYNKETGKYVLAGEGVEKTSEEMVAWYEELTSKYPIISIEDGLDENDWAGHKLLTERIGDRVQLVGDDLFVTNTTKLSRGIEEGVGNSILIKVNQIGTLTETFEAIEMAKRAGYTAVISHRSGESEDNTIADIAVATNAGQIKTGAPSRTDRVAKYNQLLRIEDQLGATSRFEGLKSFYNIK
- the gpmI gene encoding 2,3-bisphosphoglycerate-independent phosphoglycerate mutase — translated: MPKQPVALIILDGFAFRDEVKGNAVAQANKPNFDRYWHAYPHATLTASGEAVGLPDGQMGNSEVGHLNIGAGRIVYQSLTRIHKSISDGDFFRNESLLAAVEHAKAHGSKLHLMGLLSDGGVHSHYEHLFALLKLAKANGLEKVYVHGFLDGRDVGPTTALDYIRETEKQMKEIGIGKFASIHGRYYAMDRDRRWERVGLTYNALVDGIGQTASTATAGVESSYEREVHDEFVVPFVVTEEGRPAATISSNDAVIFFNFRPDRAIQLSSLMTNEKFDAMPRSENHPTNLKFVTFTHYSDDVVADVAYEKYDLVNTVGEVISKAGKTQLRIAETEKYPHVTFFMSGGREETFAGEERILIASPKVATYDLKPEMSAYEVTDALLEAIAADKFDAIILNFANPDMVGHSGMLEPTIKAIEAVDECLGKVVDAITAKGGYAIITADHGNSDEVVTLDDKPMTAHTTNPVPVIVTKPGVMLYEDGILADLAPTMLELLNIAQPAEMTGKSLVMPSEQN
- the tpiA gene encoding triose-phosphate isomerase, with the translated sequence MRKPIIAGNWKMYKSFDEAVDFIEEIQQQVPSPDKVDAVICAPALYLPSLVVGAEDSSLAIGAQNMHYEDEGAFTGEISPKMLSNVNVDYVILGHSERRELFNETDEAINLKVRAALNYGIVPIICCGETLEEREAEQTEAKVARQITKALEGFAPIEVEHMVIAYEPIWAIGTGKTATAEDANTVCCAIRLAIETLYGKDTAEKVRIQYGGSVKPENIEELLAQEHIDGALVGGASLQPASFMKLLEAAANA